The DNA region GAGAAGGCCGGGGGCGCCGAGGAGGCCGGAGAGGCCGGGGACGCCGAGGGGGAGGCCGGCCCGACGCCGGGGAGAAGGTCAGCTCCGGCGCCGCCGGGAACGGCCACGGCGGCGGCGCCCACCGATGGGACCCCCGTCCGAAGCGGCGCCCGCACCGCGCGGACCCTCGGACGGAAGCGGACGGCGACGCCGTACGACGATGACGACCAGGGCCAGCAGCAGCGCCGAGCCCGCCGCCACGGCCGCCGCGGTCCACGCCCCGCCGGAGGAGGAGCCGGTCGCCGCTGCCGCCGCGTGCTCACCCGGGCCGGCCGCCTTCACCGTGCCGCTCGGCGTGGCGGAGGCGTGCGGCACCTTGCTCAGCGGCGGCACCAGCGTGCCGACCGGCTGCACGGTCGGCGCGGCCTTGAAGCCCCAGTCCAGCAGCGACGCGGCCTCCCGGTAGACCAGATTGTGCTGGGTGTGCGCCGGGTTCATGACGGTGACCAGCAGCTTGCGCCCGCCGCGCTCGGCGACGCCGGTGAAGGTCGCGCCGGCGTTGGTGGTGTCGCCGTTCTTCACCCCGGCGATGCCCGGGTAGCGGTCGATGTCGTAGTCGCCCGCGAGCAGCCGGTTGGTGTTGGAGATCGCGAACGACTCCCTGACCTTGGTCGGCTTGCCGTTCTTGCCCTTCTTGTAGTCGCCGGGGAACTGCGCGGAGACCGTCGAGCAGTACGCCCGGAAGTCGGCGTTCTGCAGGCCCTGCCGGGCGAACAGCGTCAGGTCGTACGCGCTGCTCGTCTGCCCCGGCTCGTCGTAGCCGTCCGGGGTGACCACGTGCGTGTCGTCCGCCTGCAGTTCGTGCGCCTCGGCGTTCATCTCGCGCACGGTGGCCGGCACGCCGTGGTTCATCGCGGCCAGCACGTGCACGGCGTCGTTGCCCGAGCGCAGGAAGACCCCGAGCCACAGGTCGCGCACGCTGTAGGTGAGGTTCTCCTTTATCCCGACCAGGCTGCTGCCCTCGCCCATGCCGTTCAGGTCCGAGGGCGCGACCTTGTGCACGGTGCTCGCCGGGAACTTCGGCAGCACGGTGTCGGCGAAGAGCATCTTCAGCGTGCTGGCCGGGGGCAGCCGCCAGTGCGCGTTGTGCGCGGCGAGCACCGCCCCGGTCTCGGCGTCCGCGACGATCCACGAGCGCGAGGTCAGCTTGGCGGGCAGCGCGGGGACGCCGGGCGCGGCGTTCACCTGCGTGCCGGGCAGGCCGAGACGGTCGCCGCCGACCGTCGACATCCGCGCGGGCGGGGTGGGCGTGGGCGTGGGCTTCGGGGCCGCGGCGGCGGTCCCGGCCAGCACGGTGCCGCCGAGCAGGGCGGCGGTCACGGACACGGCCAGGGCGCGGCGGCGGGCGGCGGAGGTCGTCATCACAGGCACCAGGCGAACGTACAGGCCCGGCTTCCCCGTACATATCACCGGGTCCGCGCCCATCGGGGTGAGCAATCCCACGGCGGTCCCGTGGAACCTCCGGGGGGCGCCGCGCCCTCCCCGGGGCCCGGGACCGGGTCCGGGGTTCGCCCGGGACCGGGTCCGGGGTTCACCCGGGACCGGCCCCCGCGCGGGGCGGCGCGGACGGGTCCGCCCATACTGGGACGCATGAAGCTCAGCCGCCGCGCCTCCTGGTTCCTCGCCGCCTTCGGCGTGTGGTCGTGGATCGTGTGGACCACGTTCGTGAAGAACCTGTGGAAGGACGCCAGCGGTCTCGCCTTCCACCACGGCGACCACGCGTCCCCGACCGCGTACTTCTGGATCCACCTCACCCTCGCGGTCGTCTCGACGGCGCTCGGCACCGCCATCGCCGTGCTCGGCGTCCGCAGCCTGCTGGCGCACCGCAGGGCCGCGCCGGCGCCGGACCCCGCTGCCGACGCCGCTGCGGATGCCGCCGCGGACCCCGCCGCGGACCCCGCCGTGGACGCCGCCCCGGACGTCGTCGCCGATGCCACCGCCCCAGGACGCCAGACTGTCTAGAACGCCCCGAGTCCGTTCGGGGTGCCGTTGCCGGTCGGGCCGTCGTAGCCGGGGACCGCGGTGCACAGGTAGTCGCCGCCGCAGTCGTTCTGGCTGACGTTGTCGCCGCCGACCACGTCGTTGAGCTGCCCGGCGTGCGCGTAGAGGTACGACGCGTCGGGGAACCGCTCCGGGTGGCCGGCCAGCGCGATCACGCCCGCCACGAACGGCGCCGCCGCGCTCGTGCCGCCGACCCTGACCCAGCCGTCCTCGTCGTGCGTGTCGTAGACGGCCGGCGAGGTCCGCGGGTCGGCGACGGCGGATACGTCCGCGACCGTGCGCCCCGGGCAGTTGGGGTCGGTCTGCCACGCGGGCTTGTCCAGCCACGCCGAACAGCCGCTGCCCGCGCCGTTCCACGCGGTCTCGTGCCAGCCGCGCGCGTCGTCCGAGGGGGTCAGCGAGGTGCCGCCGACCGCGATCACGCTCGGGTAGACCGCGGGCAGGCTCGGCACCGTGTAGCCGGAGTCGCCGCCGGCCGCGACGATCGCCGCGCCGGGGTGGGCGTAGTCGGCCCGGAAGGCGTCGACGCCGGTGGCCTCGGGCGAGCCGTAGCTGTTCGACACCTCGTCCGCGCCGAGCGCCACCGCCGTGTCGACCGCGGTGGCCAGTGCGCTGATCGACGGGTCGTCGGACTCCACGAGCAGGATGCGGCACTGCGGGCAGGCCGCCGAGACCATGTCCAGGTCCAGCGAGGTCTCCAGCGCCCACCCCCAGTCCTGCGGCAGCGGGTCGGCCCTGCCGTCCTGACCGACCTTGCGGAAGCAGCCGTCGGCGGTGGTGCACGGCGGCAGGCCGTACGTCCGCCGGTACACCGCGAGGTCCGCCTCGGCGGTCGGGTCGTCGCCCGCGTCCACCACGGCCACGGTCTGGTCGGCGCCGCCAGCAGCAGGCAGGTGGTAGGCGGCCCGCAGGTCGGCCGGGCCGTAGCCGTCGGGCAGCGTCGCGTCGGCCGGGCGCCGGGCGGCGGCCCCGCGCACTCCCGGGCCGCCGTGCACGTCGGTGCGGACCTCGGCGTAGCAGCGCGCGAAGCCGGGAGCGGGGGCGCCGCAGACGTCGCGGACGGGAGCGGAGGCGGCCGGGGCGGCGGGAGAGGCCGGGGCGGCGGGGGAAGCCGGGGCGGCCGGCGCTGTGGGGGCGGCGGGGCTCGCGTGGGCCGTCGCGGCGGGCGCCAGCGCCGTCGCGGCAGGCGCCAGCGCCGTCGCCGTCACGGCGAGCGCCGCGGTCAGGATCGCGCGCAGGCGGTGGATCGCGGTCATCGGGCCTCTCCCTGCGTGCTGTCGGCACGGTCGCCGGACGTGGCGATCGTGTACGCGGCGCTGACGGTCTGGCTGAACGCGTCGCCCGCCGCGTCGCGCGCGGTGACCTTCAGCGAGGGCGACGTGCCCGCCGCGGCGACCGGGTTCGGCCACACGGCCGCGTATCTGCCGAGCGCGCCCGCGACCGCGGCCCGCTGCCAGGTCCTGCCGCCGTCGAACGACACCGAGACCGTCACCGAGGTGATCGGCGAGCGCGACCCGACGCCGTGGTAGGCGACGTGCCCGACCCGCAGGCCCATCGTCTGCAGCCGCGCGCCGGAGGTGTTGGTCAGGTCCGCGGCCAGCCGGTAGTCGACGGTGATCGCGCCGCTGACCTGACAGGGCGTCAATTCGGCGTCCTGGTAGCAGGAGTCGTCGCCGGACAGCGGGGTGCCGGTGGCGTCCGGGTCGTAGCGGACGGTCTCCTCGGTGTGCGTGACCAGGCCCTGGCTGATCCCGTAGCCGCCGGTCTGGTCGACGTCCAGGACGCCGCGGAAGACCGCGGGGGTGTGCGGCACGCCGGTGACCACCGCGCCGTAGCCCGCCTGCTCGAAGACCAGCGCGTCGTCGCGGTACAGCGCGAAGTGCGCCTTCACCGAGCCGAAGGACGAGCCGGAGTGGTCGGGCACGCTGTCGCGGAACAGCGGGAGCGCGAGGCTGACGGTGTCGCCGGAGGAGCAGGCGTCGCACAGCTGCCTGGTCGTCCACTGCCCGAGCCCCGGGACGACCGGGCCGCGCCCCCAGTCCACCGTGGCGTGCTGCCCGCCGCGGTATGTCCGCGGGTCGGCCAGCATCAGCACGGCGGTGGGGGTCAGCGCGGCCTGGAACCAGCCGCCGGTGTCGGCGGTGCCGAGGTACTCGGTGGTGACCTGGCCGCCGGGCACGAAGTAGCCGACCGAGCCGTAGCTGTGCGCCAACAGCACGGGGTCGACGGGGCCGTTCAGCAGGGTGGCGGGCAGCGCGAGCCTCGCGGCCTGCGGGTCGCTGTACATCGCGTCGCGCACGGTGGCCAGTTGGTCGGCCCGGCCGGTGAACGACTCGTCGGCCGGGATTTGCGCGGCGGGGAACGCGAGGTCGACGCGGTAATGGTCGTCCGGGTCGGGCGCGGCGCCGCCCCAGTGCACCACGTAGTGCAGGGAGCCGACGGCCGGCTCCGGCACCGGGGTCGCGTACAGCGGAAGCCCGCTGAAGGCCGTCACGCCGACGGTGATCAGGCCCTTCCCGGTGGCGTCGAAGCGCGCGACGGTGGTGTCCACGAGGTCCTGCACGGCCGGCTTCGGCGAGACCACCGTGACCTTCGAGGTGGCGGTGCGCTCGTCGACGGTGGCGTACGTGGTCCCGGTGGCGTCCTCGGGCACGGTGAAGCCGTCCAGCGCGACCTGCCGGGCCGCGGTCGCTTGGCCGTCGTCGCCGTAGTCGAAGAACGTCGCGTAGGCGGCGTAGTGGCCGGCCGGGACGGCGATCCTGGCGATGCCGCCGGAGAGGTCGACGCGGTCGGTCTCCTTGGCGGTGGAGTCGGTGTTCGTCAGGGTGATCTCGCCGTTCACCGCCTGGCCGGAGAGGTCGGTGGCGCCCAACTGGAGGATGTGCAGGGGGTAGTTCGGGTGCACGCCGGTGGTGGCCGCGGCGGTCGGCGCGCTCGGTGTGCTCAGCCGGGCGGGCAGCGGGGTGGTCCCGGCCGGGCGTCCGGCGGCGACGTCGGCGCCGATCAGCCGGCGGAGCGCGGCGGCGAAGGAGGGCGCGGAGGCGGGGGTGAGGTAGCCGGTGGCGGTACGGTCGCCGGCCGACGTCACGGTGACGCCGGCCGGCGCGACGGGAGCCGACCCGGCCGGGTAGGAGAGGGCGACGGGGATGCGCGCCGGGCCGTCCGGTCCCGAGTCGGCCGGGGCGGCGGCGGCCAGCGCCGTCACGTCGAACAGCGAACGGTCCAACTGGCCCAGGTACGGCACGGCGGCGGCCGGCACGATGTACCGGTCGCCGTCCCCCGCCTGGAAGGACTCGAACCCGGCGGTGCCCGGGGCGGGGTGGACGGCGTAGGTGGTGGCGCCGCTCGCGGAGGTGGCGACGGTGACGCGGTCGCCGGTGATCAACGTGACGGTACGGGCCGCGGGAACGGCTCGCGCGGAGTAGGGAGGTGCCGCGGCGTCCGCCGAACTCCCGCTTCCGGGTGCCGCGGTGATTTCCGCCGAACTCCCGGGCGCGGGTGCGGCGGTGACTTTCGCCGAACTCCCGTGCGCGGGCGCCGCGTCGGCCGGAACGGCGAGCGCGGTGGCGAGCAGCGCGGCGACGCCGAGCGCTCCCACCACCCCCGCGACCGGCGCGCCGCGCCGCCTCCCCCTCGCACGTAACGGTGTGCGTCGTTTCACGGGCGTACCCCCTCCGAACGCGTTCCCCAGCAGGTCCGGACCATTCAGACACCGTTGTCATGTCCCGTCAACCCCACCCGCACCCCTCCCCCCACGCGTCCCTCGGCAGGACGCGCCGGGCCCGCCCACCGCACGGCGCGATCAGCACCCAGGGTG from Actinacidiphila sp. DG2A-62 includes:
- a CDS encoding D-alanyl-D-alanine carboxypeptidase family protein — its product is MTTSAARRRALAVSVTAALLGGTVLAGTAAAAPKPTPTPTPPARMSTVGGDRLGLPGTQVNAAPGVPALPAKLTSRSWIVADAETGAVLAAHNAHWRLPPASTLKMLFADTVLPKFPASTVHKVAPSDLNGMGEGSSLVGIKENLTYSVRDLWLGVFLRSGNDAVHVLAAMNHGVPATVREMNAEAHELQADDTHVVTPDGYDEPGQTSSAYDLTLFARQGLQNADFRAYCSTVSAQFPGDYKKGKNGKPTKVRESFAISNTNRLLAGDYDIDRYPGIAGVKNGDTTNAGATFTGVAERGGRKLLVTVMNPAHTQHNLVYREAASLLDWGFKAAPTVQPVGTLVPPLSKVPHASATPSGTVKAAGPGEHAAAAATGSSSGGAWTAAAVAAGSALLLALVVIVVRRRRPLPSEGPRGAGAASDGGPIGGRRRRGRSRRRRS
- a CDS encoding S53 family peptidase — translated: MTAIHRLRAILTAALAVTATALAPAATALAPAATAHASPAAPTAPAAPASPAAPASPAAPAASAPVRDVCGAPAPGFARCYAEVRTDVHGGPGVRGAAARRPADATLPDGYGPADLRAAYHLPAAGGADQTVAVVDAGDDPTAEADLAVYRRTYGLPPCTTADGCFRKVGQDGRADPLPQDWGWALETSLDLDMVSAACPQCRILLVESDDPSISALATAVDTAVALGADEVSNSYGSPEATGVDAFRADYAHPGAAIVAAGGDSGYTVPSLPAVYPSVIAVGGTSLTPSDDARGWHETAWNGAGSGCSAWLDKPAWQTDPNCPGRTVADVSAVADPRTSPAVYDTHDEDGWVRVGGTSAAAPFVAGVIALAGHPERFPDASYLYAHAGQLNDVVGGDNVSQNDCGGDYLCTAVPGYDGPTGNGTPNGLGAF